The Paucidesulfovibrio gracilis DSM 16080 sequence GCCACCTTGCGGCAGACCGCCTTGTGGTTCAGGGCGTGCAGCCAGCTCGGGCGCTCGATGTCGGCCAGGCCGGAAACACGGGCCACCTCGTCGAACTCGTCCACGGACACGGGGTCCACGATAAAGGAAGGAATGCCCAGAGGGTCGGCAATGTCCTTGGCCAGCACCGGACCCAGGTTGGAGGGGTGTTCCCCGCTGACCGCGTTGCGCAGGTCGTCCACCATGGCCTGGTTCACGGCGTAGGTGCCGCCGGAAACAGACCGCAACAGCCCGCCGCGACCCACCACGGCGGCCAGATCCTCCAGGGCCACGCCCTGGGCCTTGAGGACGTCGAGAATCGCCTGCCTGCGCAGCGGCAGCTGGTCAAACACAGCGGCAAACCGGTGCAGCTCGTCCTCGGCGTGCTTGACGTTGACGTTGAGCCGTTCCTCCGCACCGTCGAATACGGCGATCTTGGTGGAGGTTCCGCCCGGGTTGATGGCCAGAATCTTCATATTCTGCGCTCCTGAAACATTATACGAACAACCATGTTCGTAAAATACGGTTAAGGGTGAACAGAGCAGGGGGCGGCCGATGCCGCCCGGCCATTACAGCAATGTGGTGATTTCCGCGGCCACTTCGCGCAGGCGCTGGGCCAGTTTCTCGGTATCGTGGGCCTGCATGCGCGGCGTGGGACCGGAAATACTCATGGCCGCCACAGCCTGTCCTGACGGATCGAAAATCGGCACGCCCACGCAGGTAAGGCCGATCTCCTGCTCCTCGTCATCCACGGCAAACCCGATGGCGCGCACACGGGCCAGTTCCTCGGCCAATTCCTCGGGACCGGCTATGGTCTTGTGCGTATACCGAGCGAACGAATACTTCTTGAGTGACTCCACCGGGACGTCGGGGGAAAAGGCGAGCAGGCACTTTCCCACGGACGAACAATAACAATCCATGCTCGTCCCGATCGTTGGGCTGACGGATAATACATTGTCCTTGCTGTCCTCCTTGACCACGATGGTGCTGCGAAACACGCCTTCGGCCGTGGATTCGAGAACCGAGACGTTGACCGCCTCCTTGAATTCCTCGCCCAGCTGCCGGGCAAACGGCTTGAACACATCGTAGAACTGAATTTTGTTGGACATGGAATAGAGGCTCACACCCAGGGAATATTTACCGGAATCCGGATTCTGGAACACGAACCGCCGACTTTCCAAGGTGGCCAGGGTACGGAACACGGTGCTCTTGTGCATGCCCATGTCCTTGCTGATCTGCGACACCCCCACCGGGCCGTCCGCACGGTTGAGGTAGAGCAACACATCCAGGGCGCGCTCCACGGAATTGATGAGATTCGACAACTCTGGCTCCCTCTTTTCCAATGCTTGTCCGATTCGGAACGTTACACGTTGTTGTAGCGGTCTCCGGTGCGGATGAGCCGCGCCAGGGAGAATGCCGCGCCAATAATCACCAGGGTGATGGGTGTACCGCCGAGGTAGGTCAGGGTCTTCATGCCGTCCAACCCGGAGAACACCAACATAATGAAGGCCAGAGCGCCGATAATGGCTCCCCAGGCCACTTTCAGGAACACCGGGGCTTCCTGATTGTCTTCCGTGAGGTTCGTGGTGGTCAGCGAGGCCATGGCATTGGTGGAGGAGTCCGCCGCCGTCACAAAGGAGACCAGCACGATGAAGAGAAAGAGCGGCACCACCAATCCGCCCAAGGGCAGATTTTCCAGCAGGATGTACACGGCCTCATCAATGCCCGTGGCAATGCTGGCCTGCAGGTCCACCCCGCCGACGATCTGCTGCCAGATGGCGGTGCCGCTGAACACGGACGAGTGAATAAATACAAAGGTCACGGGCAGAATCACGTTGGTGCTCAAAAATTGCCGCACCGTGTACCCGCGGGAGATGCGCCCCAGGAACAGGGCTGAAATGGGCGCCCAGATCATGTAGTTGGCAAAGGAAAACACCGTCCACTGCTGGGGCCAGGAATCCACCCGGAACGCGTCCGTGAACAGGGACCGGGCAAAGAAGTTATCCACAAAGGAGCCGAACGCCTCGGTGCTCAAGTCCAGGATGAACACCGTGGGACCGGCCATGAATGCGAAAATGATCAACAGTAAAAACAGCTTGGCGTTAAATTCCGAGGCCATGCGCATGCCGCGCAGCACCCCGCTCACCGAGGTCATGATGCAGATGGCCACCACCGTGCTGAGCAAAAAGGCCCAAAGCCCCGGCGTGTTTTGCAAACCGGGCAGCACCCGGGAAAGCCCCCTGGCGAGCATGAGCACGCCCGTACCAAGGGACGTACCCATGCCCAGGGCCAAAGCGTACAATGAAATCACGTCAACCACGCTCCCGACCCCGCGATTGGCCCGACTGCCGAGAATGGGGTAGAGAATGGAGCCGAGGCTGAAGGGCCGCTTCAAGTTGTAGTAGCAGACCGCAAACACCAGGGCCGGAAGCGCGTTGATCGCATAGGGAATCAATCCCCAGTTCATGTACATGGAGGAGAGCGAAAATTTCGCAGCTCCGTGTGAGTTCGGTTCTAAGCCCATAGCAGCCGGCGGTGCCAGCATGTCTTGCAGAGGCTCAACAATAGGCCAAAAAAGAATGTTGATTGCGATGGTGGTACACAGGGTGATGGAGAACCACTGCCAGCGGCTGAGCATGGGCTTGGCATCCTTTCCGCCGATGACCACGTTGCCGAACTTGGAAAAATAGGCAACGGTCACCAGGATCAGACAAAACAGCCCGGTTGAGGAAAACAGCCAGCTGAAATGGTCCAGAATGTACGTCTGTCCAACGGAAACCACTTTTTCAAAGGTTTCCGGAACCAGCAAGGCCACGGCAATGGACGCGGTGATCAACAAAAACGGAATCCAGAATATTCTGTGATTCAGACCACGACGCTCCACGGCTTCTTCCCCAAAGTCCGCATGTAGGCCGAAGATACTCAAAACATACTCCCTCATGGTACCACTCCCGGTCCCTTCTTCCTTCGGGACCGCCCATGCAACACAACAACAGCTGTGGTTGTGTTTATTCATTTCCCGACTCCCAACCCTTGCCGCTTCGCCGTGTGACCGCGCCACTCCCATCGGTGGTGCGCCGTTGTTTGCTTGCCCTGCGCGCCGTTCCTCAAATCAAGGATTCGGCATCCGACACCGGAGCAGTCCCACGACGCATTCGAACCCCGCTCCCGGGCGCTTCGAATGGAACAGTTTGTAGCTCGTTCCACTGTGCGAAACGTCGTTCTAAAAACTGTTTCCCTACCCTTACGAGCGCTCAAAGACTTCGTCAAGTGATTTTGATAAAAAACCGTGCAACACGGCTTTTTTGATTTGAATATGCTGAAATTTCGATCCTTTTTGCTTCACGCCGACGCATTGCAACAGCGTTCCGGAAGGATCCGGCGTTCCGGCCCGGGAAACATCCCTCTTTTCGACTCCACGCAAAAAAAGACTCCGGTCACTCTTCAAAAGCGACCGGAGCCTTGTGTACGGCAATGCTGCAAACGTTGTTCTATTCGTTCAAGGGGGGTTCCCGTTCAAACGCTTCCACACGCCATCCGCAATTTCCTGCGGCGCGTGGAACCAAAAACCTTTCTCTCAACATTGCCTGACCCGTCTATTCTTTGGATTGCGCCGCCAGCTTGCGACCTTCCGCCACAAGCTCCTCCGCGGTCCATCCATCATACTCCGCAAACACGGCAGCCCCTTCCTTGCCGGAAAAAGCGCCCTTCATACCCAAGAGCAACATGGACCCCGCCAGCTGTTCCTTTTTCTCGGTGGACAGCTCCTCAGCCATGGCTGTCAGCGACGCATTGAGCGCCTCGTCCGAAGACGCGTCAAGCGTGGGCGCGCCCGAACAAGCCGCAAGGAAAAGACCGGCAAGCAACAGCGCGATCAGCGGAAAACGTTTCATTGGTGGATCTCCTTTTGTGGGGTGGGGGAGCCGGTCGGTTCA is a genomic window containing:
- a CDS encoding IclR family transcriptional regulator, with protein sequence MSNLINSVERALDVLLYLNRADGPVGVSQISKDMGMHKSTVFRTLATLESRRFVFQNPDSGKYSLGVSLYSMSNKIQFYDVFKPFARQLGEEFKEAVNVSVLESTAEGVFRSTIVVKEDSKDNVLSVSPTIGTSMDCYCSSVGKCLLAFSPDVPVESLKKYSFARYTHKTIAGPEELAEELARVRAIGFAVDDEEQEIGLTCVGVPIFDPSGQAVAAMSISGPTPRMQAHDTEKLAQRLREVAAEITTLL
- a CDS encoding BCCT family transporter is translated as MREYVLSIFGLHADFGEEAVERRGLNHRIFWIPFLLITASIAVALLVPETFEKVVSVGQTYILDHFSWLFSSTGLFCLILVTVAYFSKFGNVVIGGKDAKPMLSRWQWFSITLCTTIAINILFWPIVEPLQDMLAPPAAMGLEPNSHGAAKFSLSSMYMNWGLIPYAINALPALVFAVCYYNLKRPFSLGSILYPILGSRANRGVGSVVDVISLYALALGMGTSLGTGVLMLARGLSRVLPGLQNTPGLWAFLLSTVVAICIMTSVSGVLRGMRMASEFNAKLFLLLIIFAFMAGPTVFILDLSTEAFGSFVDNFFARSLFTDAFRVDSWPQQWTVFSFANYMIWAPISALFLGRISRGYTVRQFLSTNVILPVTFVFIHSSVFSGTAIWQQIVGGVDLQASIATGIDEAVYILLENLPLGGLVVPLFLFIVLVSFVTAADSSTNAMASLTTTNLTEDNQEAPVFLKVAWGAIIGALAFIMLVFSGLDGMKTLTYLGGTPITLVIIGAAFSLARLIRTGDRYNNV
- a CDS encoding DUF6694 family lipoprotein — protein: MKRFPLIALLLAGLFLAACSGAPTLDASSDEALNASLTAMAEELSTEKKEQLAGSMLLLGMKGAFSGKEGAAVFAEYDGWTAEELVAEGRKLAAQSKE